Proteins from a single region of Juglans microcarpa x Juglans regia isolate MS1-56 chromosome 5S, Jm3101_v1.0, whole genome shotgun sequence:
- the LOC121267046 gene encoding LOW QUALITY PROTEIN: lysM domain receptor-like kinase 3 (The sequence of the model RefSeq protein was modified relative to this genomic sequence to represent the inferred CDS: inserted 1 base in 1 codon), whose protein sequence is MIQQSSKRKLPLIILLTFLNAFLLFLAPKAQAKCKTGCHLALASYYVSQGSNLTYISDLFHQKIPEILIYNPNITNENIINTGSRVNVPFSCDCLNGDFLGHTFTYIFQPDDTYDKIARFAFANLTTVDWVQRVNNYIPTRVPDNVIINVTVNCSCGDRRVSKKYGLFTTYPLRPDENFSHVAAESGVPAELLQMYNPGSNFSAGTGLVFVPARGISGGVIAGISVAGVAGASILAFCLYAGVYRRKKVVEASFLPAPTQVQHIHGSGSSSDKNLETVALVVGASASPGLTGITVDKSVEFSYEELAKSTNDFSLDNKIGQGGFGSVFYAELRGEKAAIKKMDMQASNEFLAELQVLTHVHHLNLVRLIGYCVEGSLFLVYEYIENGNLSQHLRGSGREPLPWSTRVQIALDSARGLEYIHEHTVPVYIHRDIKSANILIDKNFRAKVADFGLTKLTEYGSSSLHTHLXGTFGYMPPEYAQYGDVSPKIDVYAFGVVLYELISAKQAIVRTNEYVPEVTGLVALFEDVLSRPDPKEDLHKLVDPRLGDNYPLDSVSKMAQLAKACTQENPQLRPSMRSTVVALMTLSSSTEDWDIGSFYENQALVHLMSGR, encoded by the exons atgatccaacaaagtTCAAAGAGAAAACTCCCACTGATCATTCTCTTAACCTTCCTGAATGCTTTCCTATTGTTCTTAGCTCCCAAAGCCCAAGCCAAGTGCAAAACTGGCTGCCACCTTGCGTTAGCCTCATACTATGTTTCGCAAGGTTCAAACCTCACCTATATTAGCGACCTCTTCCACCAAAAGATACCCGAGATCCTGATATACAATCCCAACATCACAAACGAGAATATCATCAATACTGGTAGCAGAGTTAACGTGCCCTTTTCATGTGACTGCTTGAACGGTGACTTCCTGGGCCACACCTTTACTTACATTTTCCAGCCTGATGATACCTATGATAAGATTGCTCGGTTTGCTTTTGCCAACCTCACCACCGTCGACTGGGTGCAGAGAGTGAACAATTACATACCAACTAGGGTTCCGGACAATGTTATAATTAATGTCACGGTCAATTGCTCGTGTGGCGATCGACGCGTTTCGAAGAAGTACGGGTTGTTCACCACGTACCCGCTCCGTCCCGATGAGAATTTTTCCCATGTGGCTGCCGAGTCCGGTGTGCCGGCCGAGTTGCTGCAGATGTACAACCCGGGCTCCAATTTTAGTGCTGGCACTGGCCTGGTCTTTGTGCCGGCTAGAG GTATTTCAGGAGGAGTCATTGCTGGGATATCCGTTGCAGGAGTTGCAGGGGCTTCAATTCTAGCTTTTTGTTTATATGCCGGGGTTTATAGAAGGAAGAAGGTCGTGGAGGCTTCATTTCTTCCTGCACCAACCCAAGTTCAACACATACATG GTTCTGGAAGTAGCTCGGACAAAAATTTAGAAACAGTAGCTCTTGTTGTTGGTGCTTCTGCTTCACCGGGACTTACAGGTATAACTGTGGACAAATCGGTGGAGTTCTCATATGAAGAGCTTGCAAAGTCTACAAATGACTTCAGCCTGGATAATAAGATTGGGCAAGGTGGTTTTGGATCGGTTTTCTATGCAGAACTAAGAGGAGAG AAAGCTGCAATTAAGAAGATGGATATGCAAGCATCAAACGAGTTTCTTGCTGAACTCCAGGTTTTAACACATGTTCATCACTTGAACCTG GTTCGATTGATAGGATATTGTGTTGAAGGCTCCTTATTTCTAGTTTATGAGTACATTGAGAATGGCAACTTAAGTCAACATCTGCGTGGCTCAG GGAGGGAACCATTGCCATGGTCAACTAGAGTTCAAATTGCATTGGATTCAGCCAGAGGACTTGAATATATACATGAGCATACTGTTCCAGTTTACATCCACCGTGATATTAAATCAGCAAATATATTAATAGACAAGAACTTCCGTGCAAAG GTTGCAGATTTTGGGCTAACAAAACTCACTGAATATGGGAGTTCTTCTTTGCACACACATC GTGGTACATTTGGGTACATGCCTCCAGA ATATGCTCAATATGGTGATGTTTCTCCCAAGATAGACGTATATGCTTTTGGAGTTGTGCTCTATGAACTAATATCTGCCAAACAAGCTATTGTCAGGACGAACGAATATGTTCCTGAAGTAACAGGACTTGTTGCCTTG TTTGAAGATGTTCTTAGCCGGCCAGATCCAAAAGAAGATCTTCATAAACTTGTGGATCCTAGGCTTGGTGATAATTATCCACTAGACTCTGTCAGTAAG ATGGCACAGCTTGCCAAAGCTTGCACACAAGAAAATCCACAACTAAGACCAAGCATGAGATCTACTGTAGTTGCACTAATGACACTTTCATCTTCCACTGAGGACTGGGATATTGGTTCTTTCTATGAAAATCAAGCTCTGGTCCATCTAATGTCAGGAAGGTAG